The following are encoded together in the Astyanax mexicanus isolate ESR-SI-001 chromosome 8, AstMex3_surface, whole genome shotgun sequence genome:
- the LOC103025969 gene encoding uncharacterized protein LOC103025969 isoform X15, whose protein sequence is MLISTMDKSAANRSSSEGFLNISQVADLALGSAGGHNTEIIKQIFYCLKEENTLQEFLETLCNKSKTIEPAVRDFMMNQTFGIISAQFSQFSRADWNDWFCIRLVPLLPSLTAEMLKTIVAKVDCGVYQIIVQGLNMAFENMPLSSQKDITLVLVNYLKQSQKLNGSGTPCKSDTNNSNAWLLINFGKFYIHANLVDLQLLNPDLIKNTTQVSYLNISSEALQNADMMKVVFDRLKEGNALKNVQEFLMVLSNVSKTIQINPVVRDFMMNQTFGIISAQFSQFSRADWNDWFCIRLVPLLPSLTAEMLKTIVAKVDCGVYQIIVQGLNMAFENMPLSSQKDITLVLVNYLKQSHKLNGSGTPCKSDTNNSNAWLLINFGKFYIHANLVDLQLLNPDLIKNTTQVSYLNISSEALQNADMMKVVFDHLKEGNALKNVQEFLTALSNVSKTIQINPVVRDFMMNQTFGIISAQFSQFSRADWNDWFCIRLVPLLPSLTADMLKTIVAKVDCGVYQIIVQGLNVAFENMPLSSQKDITLVLVNYLKQSHKLNGSGTPCKSDTSNSNAWLLINFGKFYIHVNLDDLQLLNPDLIKNTTQVSYLNISSEALQNADMMKVVFDRLKEGNALKNVQEFLTVLSNVSKTIQINPVVRDFMMNQTFGIISAQFSQFSRADWNDWFCIRLVPLLPSLTAEMLKTIVAKVNCGIYQIIVQGLNMAFENMPLSSQKDITLVLVNYLKQSQKLNGSGTPCKSDTNNSNAWLLINFGKFYIHVNLDDLQLLNPDLIKNTTQVSYLNISSEALQNADMMKVVFDRLKEGNALKNVQEFLTALSNVSKTIQINPVVRDFMMNQTFGIISAQFSQFSRADWNDWFCIRLVPLLPSLTADMLKTIVAKVDCGVYQIIVQGLNMAFENMPLSSQKDITLVLVNYLKQSQKLNGSGTPCKSDTNNSNAWLLINFGKFYIHVNLVDLQLLNPDLIKNTTQVSYLNISSEALQNADMMKVVFHRLKEGNALKNVQDFLTALSNVSKTIQINPAVRDFMMNQTFGIISAQFSQFSRADWNDWFCIRLVPLLPSLTAEMLKTIVAKVDCGVYQIIVQGLNMAFENMPLSSQKDITLVLVNYLKQSQKLNGSGTPCKSDTNNSNAWLLINFGKFYIHANLVDLQLLNPDLIKNTTQVSYLNISSEALQNADMMKVVFDRLKEGNALKNVQDFLSALSDVSKTIQINPVVRDFMMNQTFGIISAQFSQFSRADWNDWFCIRLVPLLPSLTGEMLKTIVAKVDCGVYQIIVKGLNMAFENMPLSSQKNITLVLLNYLKNSWKLSGSDSRCGSDTITSTDWLLANFGKYCVHVSLEDLQSINPEFSKLPSLGLFKESQVYYLNISGSGSSQNTDMIKAVFDQIKEGNALTNLQQFLGAFANSSKTVQLQPALTDLMMNQTFGIISSYFSSFSRAEWDDWFCVKLVPLFPSLTSEMLKTILAKVDCSTYQIIVKGLDMAFDKMSLSKQKDITLVLMNYMKQSQKVSGSGLPCRSDTNTSTAWLLVNFGKFSIHASSDDLQSLSPDFSKVPSLGLYNVSQVYYLNMSSEALQNTDAIKVVFDRLKEGDALKNLQAFLAALANSSKTLQSQPLARDFIMNQTFGIISSRFSNFSRADWNDWFCSKLVPLLPSLTGNMLKSTLTKVDCGVYQIIVKGLNMTYENMSGSKQKEITLALVNYLKDMQKINSSGIPCSSTTNTYTDWVLANFGKYSTSVSQEDLQLLNKGFFKMT, encoded by the exons ATGTTAATCTCCACAATGGATAAAAGTGCAGCTAATAGATCTTCATCAGAGGGATTTTTGAATATATCTCAAGTAGCTGATCTAGCCTTGGGTTCTGCAGGAGGACACAACACAGAAATCATCAAGCAAATATTTTATTGTCTGAAGGAAGAAAATACTTTGCAAGAATTCTTGGAAACTCTGTGCAATAAATCAAAG ACTATAGAACCTGCGGTGAGGGACTTCATGATGAATCAGACATTTGGTATAATCAGTGCTCAGTTCTCCCAGTTCTCCAGAGCTGATTGGAATGACTGGTTTTGTATCAGACTGGTTCCTCTCCTCCCCAGTCTGACTGCAGAGATGCTAAAAACTATAGTAGCAAAGGTCGACTGTGGCGTTTACCAAATAAT AGTTCAAGGCTTGAACATGGCATTTGAGAACATGCCTTTGAGTTCTCAGAAGGACATCACGCTTGTTCTGGTGAATTACCTGAAGCAGTCTCAGAAACTCAATGGTTCAG GCACACCTTGCAAATCGGACACTAATAATTCCAATGCTTGGCTTTTGATCAACTTCGGCAAATTCTACATCCATGCTAATCTGGTTGATCTGCAGCTGCTCAATCCTGATTTGATTAAG AATACGACCCAAGTCTCTTATCTGAACATCAGTTCTGAAGCACTTCAGAATGCAGATATGATGAAAGTGGTTTTTGATCGTCTGAAGGAAGGCAATGCTTTGAAGAACGTTCAAGAGTTCCTGATGGTTCTTTCTAACGTCTCAAAG ACGATACAAATAAATCCTGTGGTGAGGGACTTCATGATGAATCAGACATTTGGTATAATCAGTGCTCAGTTCTCCCAGTTCTCCAGAGCTGATTGGAATGACTGGTTTTGTATCAGACTGGTTCCTCTCCTCCCCAGTCTGACTGCAGAGATGCTAAAAACCATAGTAGCAAAGGTCGACTGTGGCGTTTACCAAATAAT AGTTCAAGGCTTGAACATGGCATTTGAGAACATGCCTTTGAGTTCTCAGAAGGACATCACGCTTGTTCTGGTGAATTACCTGAAGCAGTCTCATAAACTCAATGGTTCAG GCACACCTTGCAAATCGGACACTAATAATTCCAATGCTTGGCTTTTGATCAACTTCGGCAAATTCTACATCCATGCTAATCTGGTTGATCTACAGCTGCTCAATCCTGATTTGATTAAG AATACGACCCAAGTCTCTTATCTGAACATCAGTTCTGAAGCACTTCAGAACGCAGATATGATGAAAGTGGTTTTTGACCATCTGAAGGAAGGCAATGCTTTGAAGAACGTTCAAGAGTTCCTTACGGCTCTTTCTAACGTCTCAAAG ACGATACAAATAAATCCTGTGGTGAGGGACTTCATGATGAATCAGACATTTGGTATAATCAGTGCTCAGTTCTCCCAGTTCTCCAGAGCTGATTGGAATGACTGGTTTTGTATCAGACTGGTTCCTCTCCTCCCCAGTCTGACTGCAGATATGCTAAAAACCATAGTAGCAAAGGTCGACTGTGGAGTTTACCAAATAAT AGTTCAAGGCTTGAACGTGGCATTTGAGAACATGCCTTTGAGTTCTCAGAAGGACATCACGCTTGTTCTGGTGAATTACCTGAAGCAGTCTCATAAACTCAATGGTTCAG GCACACCTTGTAAATCGGACACTAGTAATTCCAATGCTTGGCTTTTGATCAACTTCGGCAAATTCTACATCCATGTCAATCTGGATGATCTGCAGCTGCTCAATCCTGATTTGATTAAG AATACGACCCAAGTCTCTTATCTGAACATCAGTTCTGAAGCACTTCAGAACGCAGATATGATGAAAGTGGTTTTTGACCGTCTGAAGGAAGGCAATGCTTTGAAGAACGTTCAAGAGTTCCTGACGGTTCTTTCTAACGTCTCAAAG ACGATACAAATAAATCCTGTGGTGAGGGACTTCATGATGAATCAGACATTTGGTATAATCAGTGCTCAGTTCTCCCAGTTCTCCAGAGCTGATTGGAATGACTGGTTTTGTATCAGACTGGTTCCTCTCCTCCCCAGTCTGACTGCAGAGATGCTAAAAACCATAGTAGCAAAGGTCAACTGTGGCATTTACCAAATAAT AGTTCAAGGCTTGAACATGGCATTTGAGAACATGCCTTTGAGTTCTCAGAAGGACATCACGCTTGTTCTGGTGAATTACCTGAAGCAGTCTCAGAAACTCAATGGTTCAG GCACACCTTGCAAATCGGACACTAATAATTCCAATGCTTGGCTTTTGATCAACTTCGGCAAATTCTACATCCATGTCAATCTGGATGATCTGCAGCTGCTCAATCCTGATTTGATTAAG AATACGACCCAAGTCTCTTATCTGAACATCAGTTCTGAAGCACTTCAGAACGCAGATATGATGAAAGTGGTTTTTGACCGTCTGAAGGAAGGCAATGCTTTGAAGAACGTTCAAGAGTTCCTGACGGCTCTTTCTAACGTCTCAAAG ACGATACAAATAAATCCTGTGGTGAGGGACTTCATGATGAATCAGACATTTGGTATAATCAGTGCTCAGTTCTCCCAGTTCTCCAGAGCTGATTGGAATGACTGGTTTTGTATCAGACTGGTTCCTCTCCTCCCCAGTCTGACTGCAGATATGCTAAAAACCATAGTAGCAAAGGTCGACTGTGGCGTTTACCAAATAAT AGTTCAAGGCTTGAACATGGCATTTGAGAACATGCCTTTGAGTTCTCAGAAGGACATCACCCTTGTTCTGGTGAATTACCTGAAGCAGTCTCAGAAACTCAATGGTTCAG GCACACCTTGCAAATCGGACACTAATAATTCCAATGCTTGGCTTTTGATCAACTTCGGCAAATTCTACATCCATGTTAATCTGGTTGATCTACAGCTGCTCAATCCTGATTTGATTAAG AATACGACCCAAGTCTCTTATCTGAACATCAGTTCTGAAGCACTTCAGAACGCAGATATGATGAAAGTGGTTTTTCACCGTCTGAAGGAAGGCAATGCTTTGAAGAACGTTCAAGATTTCCTGACGGCTCTTTCTAACGTCTCAAAG ACGATACAAATAAATCCTGCGGTGAGGGACTTCATGATGAATCAGACATTTGGTATAATCAGTGCTCAGTTCTCCCAGTTCTCCAGAGCTGATTGGAATGACTGGTTTTGTATCAGACTGGTTCCTCTCCTCCCCAGTCTGACTGCAGAGATGCTAAAAACCATAGTAGCAAAGGTCGACTGTGGCGTTTACCAAATAAT AGTTCAAGGCTTGAACATGGCATTTGAGAACATGCCTTTGAGTTCTCAGAAGGACATCACCCTTGTTCTGGTGAATTACCTGAAGCAGTCTCAGAAACTCAATGGTTCAG GCACACCTTGCAAATCAGACACTAATAATTCCAATGCTTGGCTTTTGATCAACTTTGGCAAATTCTACATCCATGCTAATCTGGTTGATCTACAGCTGCTCAATCCTGATTTGATTAAG AATACGACCCAAGTCTCTTATCTGAACATCAGTTCTGAAGCACTTCAGAACGCAGATATGATGAAAGTGGTTTTTGATCGTCTGAAGGAAGGCAATGCTTTGAAGAATGTTCAAGATTTCCTGTCGGCTCTTTCTGACGTCTCAAAG ACGATACAAATAAATCCTGTGGTGAGGGACTTCATGATGAATCAGACATTTGGTATAATCAGTGCTCAGTTCTCCCAGTTCTCCAGAGCTGATTGGAATGACTGGTTTTGTATCAGACTGGTTCCTCTACTCCCCAGTCTGACTGGAGAGATGTTAAAAACCATAGTAGCGAAGGTCGACTGTGGAGTTTACCAAATAAT TGTTAAAGGCTTGAACATGGCATTTGAGAACATGCCTTTGAGTTCTCAGAAGAACATCACACTTGTTTTGTTGAATTACCTGAAGAATTCCTGGAAACTCAGTGGTTCAG ACTCACGTTGTGGATCTGACACCATTACCTCCACGGATTGGCTTTTGGCAAACTTTGGCAAATACTGTGTCCATGTAAGTTTGGAAGATCTACAGTCAATCAATCCTGAGTTTTCTAAG CTTCCATCGCTGGGACTGTTCAAGGAGTCTCAGGTCTACTACCTGAACATAAGTGGATCTGGATCCAGTCAGAACACAGATATGATCAAAGCTGTTTTTGACCAGATAAAGGAAGGCAATGCTTTGACAAATCTTCAGCAGTTTTTGGGGGCTTTTGCAAATAGCTCAAAG ACAGTACAACTGCAACCTGCGCTGACTGACTTAATGATGAATCAGACGTTTGGCATAATCAGCAGTTATTTCTCAAGCTTTTCCAGAGCTGAGTGGGATGACTGGTTTTGTGTTAAACTGGTTCCTCTTTTCCCCAGTTTGACTTCAGAAATGCTAAAAACAATATTAGCAAAGGTCGACTGCAGCACTTACCAAATAAT TGTTAAAGGGCTGGACATGGCTTTTGACAAAATGTCTCTGAGTAAACAGAAGGACATCACACTAGTTTTGATGAATTACATGAAACAGTCTCAGAAAGTCAGTGGATCAg gctTACCCTGTAGATCCGATACCAATACTTCCACTGCCTGGCTTTTGGTAAACTTTGGCAAATTCTCTATCCATGCAAGTTCGGACGATCTGCAGTCACTCAGTCCTGATTTTTCTAAG GTTCCATCACTGGGATTATATAATGTGTCTCAAGTCTATTATCTGAACATGAGTTCTGAAGCACTTCAAAACACAGATGCGATAAAAGTGGTTTTTGACCGTTTGAAGGAAGGTGATGCTTTGAAGAATCTTCAAGCGTTTTTGGCGGCTCTTGCTAACAGCTCAAAG ACTTTACAATCACAACCCTTGGCGAGGGACTTCATAATGAATCAGACATTTGGCATAATCAGCAGTCGATTCTCCAACTTCTCAAGAGCTGATTGGAATGACTGGTTTTGTAGTAAACTGGTTCCTCTCCTCCCCAGTCTGACTGGAAATATGTTAAAATCTACATTAACAAAGGTCGACTGTGGCGTTTACCAAATAAT TGTTAAAGGACTGAACATGACATATGAGAACATGAGTGGGAGTAAACAGAAGGAAATCACACTTGCTTTGGTGAATTACCTGAAGGACATGCAGAAAATCAATAGTTCAG GTATACCTTGCAGCTCCACCACTAACACTTACACTGACTGGGTTTTAGCCAACTTTGGCAAATACTCCACCAGTGTGAGTCAGGAAGATCTGCAGTTGCTTAATAAAGGTTTCTTTAAG atGACATAA
- the LOC103025969 gene encoding uncharacterized protein LOC103025969 isoform X33, with the protein MLISTMDKSAANRSSSEGFLNISQVADLALGSAGGHNTEIIKQIFYCLKEENTLQEFLETLCNKSKTIEPAVRDFMMNQTFGIISAQFSQFSRADWNDWFCIRLVPLLPSLTAEMLKTIVAKVDCGVYQIIVQGLNMAFENMPLSSQKDITLVLVNYLKQSQKLNGSGTPCKSDTNNSNAWLLINFGKFYIHANLVDLQLLNPDLIKNTTQVSYLNISSEALQNADMMKVVFDRLKEGNALKNVQEFLMVLSNVSKTIQINPVVRDFMMNQTFGIISAQFSQFSRADWNDWFCIRLVPLLPSLTAEMLKTIVAKVDCGVYQIIVQGLNMAFENMPLSSQKDITLVLVNYLKQSHKLNGSGTPCKSDTNNSNAWLLINFGKFYIHANLVDLQLLNPDLIKNTTQVSYLNISSEALQNADMMKVVFDHLKEGNALKNVQEFLTALSNVSKTIQINPVVRDFMMNQTFGIISAQFSQFSRADWNDWFCIRLVPLLPSLTADMLKTIVAKVDCGVYQIIVQGLNVAFENMPLSSQKDITLVLVNYLKQSHKLNGSGTPCKSDTNNSNAWLLINFGKFYIHVNLDDLQLLNPDLIKNTTQVSYLNISSEALQNADMMKVVFDRLKEGNALKNVQEFLTALSNVSKTIQINPVVRDFMMNQTFGIISAQFSQFSRADWNDWFCIRLVPLLPSLTADMLKTIVAKVDCGVYQIIVQGLNMAFENMPLSSQKDITLVLVNYLKQSQKLNGSGTPCKSDTNNSNAWLLINFGKFYIHVNLVDLQLLNPDLIKNTTQVSYLNISSEALQNADMMKVVFHRLKEGNALKNVQDFLTALSNVSKTIQINPAVRDFMMNQTFGIISAQFSQFSRADWNDWFCIRLVPLLPSLTAEMLKTIVAKVDCGVYQIIVQGLNMAFENMPLSSQKDITLVLVNYLKQSQKLNGSGTPCKSDTNNSNAWLLINFGKFYIHANLVDLQLLNPDLIKNTTQVSYLNISSEALQNADMMKVVFDRLKEGNALKNVQDFLSALSDVSKTIQINPVVRDFMMNQTFGIISAQFSQFSRADWNDWFCIRLVPLLPSLTGEMLKTIVAKVDCGVYQIIVKGLNMAFENMPLSSQKNITLVLLNYLKNSWKLSGSDSRCGSDTITSTDWLLANFGKYCVHVSLEDLQSINPEFSKLPSLGLFKESQVYYLNISGSGSSQNTDMIKAVFDQIKEGNALTNLQQFLGAFANSSKTVQLQPALTDLMMNQTFGIISSYFSSFSRAEWDDWFCVKLVPLFPSLTSEMLKTILAKVDCSTYQIIVKGLDMAFDKMSLSKQKDITLVLMNYMKQSQKVSGSGLPCRSDTNTSTAWLLVNFGKFSIHASSDDLQSLSPDFSKVPSLGLYNVSQVYYLNMSSEALQNTDAIKVVFDRLKEGDALKNLQAFLAALANSSKTLQSQPLARDFIMNQTFGIISSRFSNFSRADWNDWFCSKLVPLLPSLTGNMLKSTLTKVDCGVYQIIVKGLNMTYENMSGSKQKEITLALVNYLKDMQKINSSGIPCSSTTNTYTDWVLANFGKYSTSVSQEDLQLLNKGFFKMT; encoded by the exons ATGTTAATCTCCACAATGGATAAAAGTGCAGCTAATAGATCTTCATCAGAGGGATTTTTGAATATATCTCAAGTAGCTGATCTAGCCTTGGGTTCTGCAGGAGGACACAACACAGAAATCATCAAGCAAATATTTTATTGTCTGAAGGAAGAAAATACTTTGCAAGAATTCTTGGAAACTCTGTGCAATAAATCAAAG ACTATAGAACCTGCGGTGAGGGACTTCATGATGAATCAGACATTTGGTATAATCAGTGCTCAGTTCTCCCAGTTCTCCAGAGCTGATTGGAATGACTGGTTTTGTATCAGACTGGTTCCTCTCCTCCCCAGTCTGACTGCAGAGATGCTAAAAACTATAGTAGCAAAGGTCGACTGTGGCGTTTACCAAATAAT AGTTCAAGGCTTGAACATGGCATTTGAGAACATGCCTTTGAGTTCTCAGAAGGACATCACGCTTGTTCTGGTGAATTACCTGAAGCAGTCTCAGAAACTCAATGGTTCAG GCACACCTTGCAAATCGGACACTAATAATTCCAATGCTTGGCTTTTGATCAACTTCGGCAAATTCTACATCCATGCTAATCTGGTTGATCTGCAGCTGCTCAATCCTGATTTGATTAAG AATACGACCCAAGTCTCTTATCTGAACATCAGTTCTGAAGCACTTCAGAATGCAGATATGATGAAAGTGGTTTTTGATCGTCTGAAGGAAGGCAATGCTTTGAAGAACGTTCAAGAGTTCCTGATGGTTCTTTCTAACGTCTCAAAG ACGATACAAATAAATCCTGTGGTGAGGGACTTCATGATGAATCAGACATTTGGTATAATCAGTGCTCAGTTCTCCCAGTTCTCCAGAGCTGATTGGAATGACTGGTTTTGTATCAGACTGGTTCCTCTCCTCCCCAGTCTGACTGCAGAGATGCTAAAAACCATAGTAGCAAAGGTCGACTGTGGCGTTTACCAAATAAT AGTTCAAGGCTTGAACATGGCATTTGAGAACATGCCTTTGAGTTCTCAGAAGGACATCACGCTTGTTCTGGTGAATTACCTGAAGCAGTCTCATAAACTCAATGGTTCAG GCACACCTTGCAAATCGGACACTAATAATTCCAATGCTTGGCTTTTGATCAACTTCGGCAAATTCTACATCCATGCTAATCTGGTTGATCTACAGCTGCTCAATCCTGATTTGATTAAG AATACGACCCAAGTCTCTTATCTGAACATCAGTTCTGAAGCACTTCAGAACGCAGATATGATGAAAGTGGTTTTTGACCATCTGAAGGAAGGCAATGCTTTGAAGAACGTTCAAGAGTTCCTTACGGCTCTTTCTAACGTCTCAAAG ACGATACAAATAAATCCTGTGGTGAGGGACTTCATGATGAATCAGACATTTGGTATAATCAGTGCTCAGTTCTCCCAGTTCTCCAGAGCTGATTGGAATGACTGGTTTTGTATCAGACTGGTTCCTCTCCTCCCCAGTCTGACTGCAGATATGCTAAAAACCATAGTAGCAAAGGTCGACTGTGGAGTTTACCAAATAAT AGTTCAAGGCTTGAACGTGGCATTTGAGAACATGCCTTTGAGTTCTCAGAAGGACATCACGCTTGTTCTGGTGAATTACCTGAAGCAGTCTCATAAACTCAATGGTTCAG GCACACCTTGCAAATCGGACACTAATAATTCCAATGCTTGGCTTTTGATCAACTTCGGCAAATTCTACATCCATGTCAATCTGGATGATCTGCAGCTGCTCAATCCTGATTTGATTAAG AATACGACCCAAGTCTCTTATCTGAACATCAGTTCTGAAGCACTTCAGAACGCAGATATGATGAAAGTGGTTTTTGACCGTCTGAAGGAAGGCAATGCTTTGAAGAACGTTCAAGAGTTCCTGACGGCTCTTTCTAACGTCTCAAAG ACGATACAAATAAATCCTGTGGTGAGGGACTTCATGATGAATCAGACATTTGGTATAATCAGTGCTCAGTTCTCCCAGTTCTCCAGAGCTGATTGGAATGACTGGTTTTGTATCAGACTGGTTCCTCTCCTCCCCAGTCTGACTGCAGATATGCTAAAAACCATAGTAGCAAAGGTCGACTGTGGCGTTTACCAAATAAT AGTTCAAGGCTTGAACATGGCATTTGAGAACATGCCTTTGAGTTCTCAGAAGGACATCACCCTTGTTCTGGTGAATTACCTGAAGCAGTCTCAGAAACTCAATGGTTCAG GCACACCTTGCAAATCGGACACTAATAATTCCAATGCTTGGCTTTTGATCAACTTCGGCAAATTCTACATCCATGTTAATCTGGTTGATCTACAGCTGCTCAATCCTGATTTGATTAAG AATACGACCCAAGTCTCTTATCTGAACATCAGTTCTGAAGCACTTCAGAACGCAGATATGATGAAAGTGGTTTTTCACCGTCTGAAGGAAGGCAATGCTTTGAAGAACGTTCAAGATTTCCTGACGGCTCTTTCTAACGTCTCAAAG ACGATACAAATAAATCCTGCGGTGAGGGACTTCATGATGAATCAGACATTTGGTATAATCAGTGCTCAGTTCTCCCAGTTCTCCAGAGCTGATTGGAATGACTGGTTTTGTATCAGACTGGTTCCTCTCCTCCCCAGTCTGACTGCAGAGATGCTAAAAACCATAGTAGCAAAGGTCGACTGTGGCGTTTACCAAATAAT AGTTCAAGGCTTGAACATGGCATTTGAGAACATGCCTTTGAGTTCTCAGAAGGACATCACCCTTGTTCTGGTGAATTACCTGAAGCAGTCTCAGAAACTCAATGGTTCAG GCACACCTTGCAAATCAGACACTAATAATTCCAATGCTTGGCTTTTGATCAACTTTGGCAAATTCTACATCCATGCTAATCTGGTTGATCTACAGCTGCTCAATCCTGATTTGATTAAG AATACGACCCAAGTCTCTTATCTGAACATCAGTTCTGAAGCACTTCAGAACGCAGATATGATGAAAGTGGTTTTTGATCGTCTGAAGGAAGGCAATGCTTTGAAGAATGTTCAAGATTTCCTGTCGGCTCTTTCTGACGTCTCAAAG ACGATACAAATAAATCCTGTGGTGAGGGACTTCATGATGAATCAGACATTTGGTATAATCAGTGCTCAGTTCTCCCAGTTCTCCAGAGCTGATTGGAATGACTGGTTTTGTATCAGACTGGTTCCTCTACTCCCCAGTCTGACTGGAGAGATGTTAAAAACCATAGTAGCGAAGGTCGACTGTGGAGTTTACCAAATAAT TGTTAAAGGCTTGAACATGGCATTTGAGAACATGCCTTTGAGTTCTCAGAAGAACATCACACTTGTTTTGTTGAATTACCTGAAGAATTCCTGGAAACTCAGTGGTTCAG ACTCACGTTGTGGATCTGACACCATTACCTCCACGGATTGGCTTTTGGCAAACTTTGGCAAATACTGTGTCCATGTAAGTTTGGAAGATCTACAGTCAATCAATCCTGAGTTTTCTAAG CTTCCATCGCTGGGACTGTTCAAGGAGTCTCAGGTCTACTACCTGAACATAAGTGGATCTGGATCCAGTCAGAACACAGATATGATCAAAGCTGTTTTTGACCAGATAAAGGAAGGCAATGCTTTGACAAATCTTCAGCAGTTTTTGGGGGCTTTTGCAAATAGCTCAAAG ACAGTACAACTGCAACCTGCGCTGACTGACTTAATGATGAATCAGACGTTTGGCATAATCAGCAGTTATTTCTCAAGCTTTTCCAGAGCTGAGTGGGATGACTGGTTTTGTGTTAAACTGGTTCCTCTTTTCCCCAGTTTGACTTCAGAAATGCTAAAAACAATATTAGCAAAGGTCGACTGCAGCACTTACCAAATAAT TGTTAAAGGGCTGGACATGGCTTTTGACAAAATGTCTCTGAGTAAACAGAAGGACATCACACTAGTTTTGATGAATTACATGAAACAGTCTCAGAAAGTCAGTGGATCAg gctTACCCTGTAGATCCGATACCAATACTTCCACTGCCTGGCTTTTGGTAAACTTTGGCAAATTCTCTATCCATGCAAGTTCGGACGATCTGCAGTCACTCAGTCCTGATTTTTCTAAG GTTCCATCACTGGGATTATATAATGTGTCTCAAGTCTATTATCTGAACATGAGTTCTGAAGCACTTCAAAACACAGATGCGATAAAAGTGGTTTTTGACCGTTTGAAGGAAGGTGATGCTTTGAAGAATCTTCAAGCGTTTTTGGCGGCTCTTGCTAACAGCTCAAAG ACTTTACAATCACAACCCTTGGCGAGGGACTTCATAATGAATCAGACATTTGGCATAATCAGCAGTCGATTCTCCAACTTCTCAAGAGCTGATTGGAATGACTGGTTTTGTAGTAAACTGGTTCCTCTCCTCCCCAGTCTGACTGGAAATATGTTAAAATCTACATTAACAAAGGTCGACTGTGGCGTTTACCAAATAAT TGTTAAAGGACTGAACATGACATATGAGAACATGAGTGGGAGTAAACAGAAGGAAATCACACTTGCTTTGGTGAATTACCTGAAGGACATGCAGAAAATCAATAGTTCAG GTATACCTTGCAGCTCCACCACTAACACTTACACTGACTGGGTTTTAGCCAACTTTGGCAAATACTCCACCAGTGTGAGTCAGGAAGATCTGCAGTTGCTTAATAAAGGTTTCTTTAAG atGACATAA